TACTTATGGGAAGCCCATTCGAGTGCTTTATGGAGAAGAAGACGAAATAGAAGTACTAAAATTTTTTAACATAGAGACAAAGAGGTCGGAAAGTGTTCTTTCTTCTATCCAACTGTATCCTATTAATTATTTTCTTTTTTCTCAAGGAATATGGAAGAAGGTTTTCGAACGAGTGGAATTGTGCTTGAGAAAAAAGAAAAATGAATACTTAAAGGATTCAGTGATGGAGGATTTCGCTGCTTTAAGGGCAGGCGATACGATAGGAGTTAACTATTACTTCCAATTTTTTTTAAACAAAGGTATTGTTTCATATCCATCTCTTATTGATGAAATTAATTGCTTCACAAAAATAATTTACAAAACAATTGATACTAAAAACTTTGTAAGAGAAACAAAAGAAGTACATGAAAAGAGTGTGGACGCAGGTGAAATCATCCCTATTTCTCTAGATATTATTGGAAAAGGTTTAGAAGAGATAGAAAAAGGGAAAATTGTGTATTTCAGTAAATTTTCTGATTCCGAAAAATATGTTGAATTGCCTATAAAACCTCTCTCAGAAAATTTTCTCGCACTTTCTTCTTTTAAAGATTTTATATTGAATTATCTTGACGAAAAAAACATAATCATTATTACTGAGGAATACGAGCGGGTGAAGGAATTATTTGATATTTATGAGATTTCGTCATCTAAAACACAGAAACTACGACTAATAGACGGGTACATGGAGCAAGGAATAGAAACCGAAAAAGCTTTAGTTTTGACTGACAAAGAATTGTTTCCGCATTATAAAATACACAAACCGGCAAAAAAACTATTGTCTAGCGAAAGAATTGTGAGTGTTGAAGAATTAGAAACAGGCAATTATGTTGTTCATAAAGATTTCGGCATAGGGATATTCAAAGGACTTGTAAAACTTAAAAGGGAAGACAGCGAGAGCGAATACCTTCTTATAGAATATAGAGACGGCGAAAAATTATATGTTCCAATGGAAAGGATAGGTTTTGTCGAAAGGTATATAGGAGATAGAAGAATTATTTCATTAAATAAGCTCCATGGTAAAGAGTGGGGAAATATAAAAGAGAAAGCAAAAGAGAATGCACAAAAACTTGCAAGGAAACTTTTACGTGTGCAGGCTGAAAGGACCCTGAATGGTGGATTTTCATTTAGGCCCTTTAGAGAGGAAGAGAAAATCTTAGATCTCTCTTTTCCTTACGAATTAACAGACGACCAAGAGACGGCATTAGAAGAAGTGATGTCAGATATGAGAGCAGATAAATCGATGGATAGGTTGGTATGTGGTGATGTTGGTTATGGGAAAACTGAAATTGCGATAAGAGCCGCTCTTAGGGCCGTGATGAATGGAAAACAAGTGGTAGTACTTGTGCCAACTACAATTCTTGCCATGCAACATGGGAGAATTTTTAGAGAACGGCTTCATCTTTTTCCAATTGAAGTTTATGTACTTTCACGTTTTACGTCTAAAGGAAATACGAGGACAATATTAAAAAAATTAAAAGAAGGAACCCTGGATATATTAATTGGTACACATCGAGTTTTATCAAAAGATGTAAAGTTTAAAAATTTAGGTTTGCTCATTATCGATGAAGAGCAAAAATTTGGCGTCCGAGACAAGGAAAAAATTAAAGAGCTTTGTGCAAACATTGATATTCTCACTCTTACTGCGACACCAATTCCGCGCACATTGCATTCTTCTTTAATCAACTTGAGATCCATCTCGCTTATCAATACTCCGCCTGTGGGGAGATTTCCTATAAAAACATTTGTGATGCCTTTAAATTGGGAAGTTATCGAGAAAGTGATTCAGTTTGAGCTAAATAGAAAAGGGCAGGTGTTTTTTGTTCACAATAAAATTGAAGATATCTATGAGTTTACTGAGAAGTTAAAGAGCTTATTAAAAGATACTAGCGCAAGAATTAGCGTTGTGCATGGAAAGATGGATAAAGAGGACATTGAGCAGGTCATGCTTTTATTTTATCAAGGAAAATTAGATGTACTTGTTTCTACGACAATTATAGAAAACGGACTCGACATACCTACGGTGAATACATTAATTGTAGATACTGTTGAGAATTTCGGGCTTTCACAGATGTATCAATTAAGAGGAAGAATAGGACGATCTCATATTAATGCATTTGCATATTTCTTTTTTACGAAAAATAAAAGCTTAAAAGCTATCGCGGAAGAACGGTTGGAAACGATAAAGGAATTTGAAGGTAAAGGAGCAGGGATAAAAATTGCCATGAAAGACCTTGAGATAAGAGGAGCAGGGAATATGCTCGGAAAAGAACAGCATGGACACATTGTATCTGTTGGTTATAATATGTATGTGAATTTACTTGATGAAGCAGTAGCAGAACTTAAGGGTAAAAAAATAATTGAAACGAAAGATGTTTTAGTACGATTGAAGGATAAATACTACATCCCTTCTAGATATATTTCAGTAAATAGTGAAAGAATGAATTACTATAGAAGAATTACCGGAGCAAAAGATTCATTAGAAATTAATAATATTAGAGAGGAGATTGTTGATAGATTTGGGAAAATTCCATACGAGATGGAAAATTTATTGAAAATAGGTATTATAGAAGCTAGTGCACGCGATGTAGGTATAAAAGAAATATTCCAGGAAGGGAAGAGGGTATTCTTCAGTGTAGATAAAAAGAATACTCTTTCTCTGGAAAATGTTAAATTGTTTCTTGAAAAAGATAAAAAAGCGAGGTTTGGAGAAGATTACCTTTCTTTTGAGACGGGAAAGGATATAATTGTAGAAGTGTTGAATGTGTTAAATATGATTAGAGGGAAAAGAAATTATGCTAAGTTGGATTATTAAGAACGAGATTGCTGTAGATTCAGCACCTTTAAGAAATAAGATGAAGGATGCGCAGAAAGAAGGAGTTAAAGCAATCATTTTGTTTGTAAATGAACCTATACCTAAAGAAAAGATTTCTTGCGACATGGAACATAAATGCTTTTCTGCCGATATTTTTTTACAGTTTGATCTAATTGAATTAAGAGAATTTTTTCTTTACTCCGGATTTTTGAAGCGAATAAGGTTCCCGTTTGTTATTTATTATGAAAACGATTTGCCTTCAGCATCTAT
This portion of the Caldisericota bacterium genome encodes:
- the mfd gene encoding transcription-repair coupling factor — encoded protein: MKFEDLFENPERIIQTLDKEKVFISPDFGVLIKAIVNELKDDNIVIVTRDFEDAKLLKRIVPSGLLNPEFGLHPFENGFVGKDRIAKKIEFLNSFYKKEGRKIIISSLKGLFDPIILKEYVKELCIKKNEKVSINKLSHTLSKFGYKRTLEVTERGEFSVKGNIIDIYTFTYGKPIRVLYGEEDEIEVLKFFNIETKRSESVLSSIQLYPINYFLFSQGIWKKVFERVELCLRKKKNEYLKDSVMEDFAALRAGDTIGVNYYFQFFLNKGIVSYPSLIDEINCFTKIIYKTIDTKNFVRETKEVHEKSVDAGEIIPISLDIIGKGLEEIEKGKIVYFSKFSDSEKYVELPIKPLSENFLALSSFKDFILNYLDEKNIIIITEEYERVKELFDIYEISSSKTQKLRLIDGYMEQGIETEKALVLTDKELFPHYKIHKPAKKLLSSERIVSVEELETGNYVVHKDFGIGIFKGLVKLKREDSESEYLLIEYRDGEKLYVPMERIGFVERYIGDRRIISLNKLHGKEWGNIKEKAKENAQKLARKLLRVQAERTLNGGFSFRPFREEEKILDLSFPYELTDDQETALEEVMSDMRADKSMDRLVCGDVGYGKTEIAIRAALRAVMNGKQVVVLVPTTILAMQHGRIFRERLHLFPIEVYVLSRFTSKGNTRTILKKLKEGTLDILIGTHRVLSKDVKFKNLGLLIIDEEQKFGVRDKEKIKELCANIDILTLTATPIPRTLHSSLINLRSISLINTPPVGRFPIKTFVMPLNWEVIEKVIQFELNRKGQVFFVHNKIEDIYEFTEKLKSLLKDTSARISVVHGKMDKEDIEQVMLLFYQGKLDVLVSTTIIENGLDIPTVNTLIVDTVENFGLSQMYQLRGRIGRSHINAFAYFFFTKNKSLKAIAEERLETIKEFEGKGAGIKIAMKDLEIRGAGNMLGKEQHGHIVSVGYNMYVNLLDEAVAELKGKKIIETKDVLVRLKDKYYIPSRYISVNSERMNYYRRITGAKDSLEINNIREEIVDRFGKIPYEMENLLKIGIIEASARDVGIKEIFQEGKRVFFSVDKKNTLSLENVKLFLEKDKKARFGEDYLSFETGKDIIVEVLNVLNMIRGKRNYAKLDY